The stretch of DNA agatgacgtgatctcaatcgcactccacactgtcctttcccacttggacaaaaggaacacctatgtgagaatgttgttcattgaatacagctcagcgttcaacaccatagcgcccacaaagctcatcactaagctgaggaccctgggactaaacacctccctctgcaactggatcctggacatcctgacgggccgcccccaggtggtaagggtaggcaacaacacatctaccttgctgatcctcaacatggaggcccctcaggggtgcatgctaagtcccatcctgtactccctgttcacccaagactgcaTTGCCAAgcatgactctaacaccatcattaagttttctgatgacacaactgtggtaggcctgatcacagacaatgaagagacacatcaccaacaaactatcatggtccaaacacaccaagacagtcgcgaagagggcacgacaacaccttttccccctcaggagactgaaaagatttgtcatgggtccccagatcctcaaaaaattatacagctgcaccttggagagcatcctgaccggttgcatcaccgcctggtatggcagctgctcggcatctgaccataaggcgctataGAAGCTTTCTGCCACCCAGAAAGCTTCGATAGCACCttatggtcggatgccgagcagttggaccatgatagtttgttgatgatgtggataccaaggaagttgaaactctcgacctgctccactacagccccatcgatgtgaatgggggtgtgttcggccctccttttcctgtagtccacgatcagctcctttgtcttgctcacgttgagggagaggttgttgtcctggcaccacactgccaggtctctgacctcactataggctgtctcttcattactgcacggcaagcggtactggagccccaagtctaggtccaaaaggctccttaacagcttctacccccaagtcataagacgactgaacaattaatcaaatggccaccaggacAATTTACTTTGACCCCACCCctctgtttttacactgctgctactcgttaTTTATTATCTattgtatgcatagtcactttaccctacctatatgtacaaattacctcaactaccctgtacccccgcacattgactcggtaccggtacctcctgtatatagcctcgttattgttattttattgtgctactttttattttattttttactttagtttatttagtaaatattttcttaaagtctatttcttgaactgcattgttggttaagggcttataaagtaagcatttcacggtaaggtctacaccggttgtatttgaggcatgtgacaaataatattttatttgatCTACCCCACTTTTCAAATAAACAtcaaaacgttttttccatttcTGTCATCTGGGAGGAAATAAGAGGCTCACTCTAAACAAGGCTCTACAAGTGCAATTAATCTACTGGTTCCCTGGCCTATGTTTTACTCTGGGACAGTGGTCCTCTGGAAGTCCCATGAAGAtgaattgtgatttttttttaaccagTCAATGAAAAACTAGTAAGTCATTTGAAACAGTATAATGTGTGCAACATGTCCCTCTCAATGCATCCCCCTCCCCATAGTGTAGGCAGAGCTAATTAGGCAGTAAGTCTACCCTTTCCACCGTACTGCAGTCTATACAATTCTATTCAATTTTAATCAATGATTGCACACTGATGAGTTTTTTTTCTGTAGTTAGCTCCTCAACACGGCAGGCTAAAAGGAAGCATGAGCTAATTTTGGAGGCAGCAAGAATTTAAACAcctgtttattttgtaaatagtCTCCATGGCTGCATGGGAGGGTTTCAAAACATGTGAAAGACTAACAACAGCCCTATTGTAAATACTTGTCCACACATTTCCACCAAATAGGACCTATGTGCTGCAACCATCAATCATATATGAAATACTCCAACACAGAAAGATAACCTTCGACCACTGACCAATTCCATATAATTTAGTTTGACAGTATTCATGTAATCTTCTTGTTCATAATAGTAATCAATCTTTAAAAGAAATAATGATGAGGCAGCTGTGGCACTTGCCTTAAATCTTTCCCTGAGATTGAAGTACCACTATCGACCTTTTAGCCACTGTGGATGGTATAAACAGCATGAACCTAACATTCGGTAGAAAGAATGAAAGTGTGGATTTGCTATTGTGTCATGTTACTACAGCCTCTGCTGCAtaaatactactattactatttgGTTTGCCAAAGGCAAATTAGGCTTACAAGTTTAGCAACACCTGCCATTGGCAGTCTCATACACAGATGGTTAAAACTTAACAAGACACATGTAACATTTTTGTGTAGTTTTTTAatagaaataaatataaaattgCACTTATGTACATCAACATGCCTAATGTAttaataaaaacataaaatacagCTAAAATGTATTCTGTATGCCTATGATCAGAATGTACCTAAACTGAAGAGTATATGGCATTAGCCCCTTTGGACTAAAATGGACATTCAAATGAGATCAATCAGCTATTCTGCCTCTCATTTGGCAATTTAGTTAATGAGTAAGATGTAAATTGTTAAAAGCTTTTCAGTGTCAGTTGAACAACTTAAAGCTGACTGGACGGTTTGCATTTAGGGTACCTCCTTTGTAATCAATTCAACTAATCTTCTATTGAGGAACATGTTACTAATCAAGCATGAATAGCTAACAGCTCCCAATCAATCACATTTTCTCTTCAAGTAACACAATATTTTTCACAGTAGTGCCCTCCTCCAGTCTCTTTAAAACAGGTAACAGAGGAGTCCAGATCCATCTGTTTATCTTTGGTATTGTATGTGAGTTGTTCCTCTTGTTTTTTATTGTACTGTAGCCTGCAGACCACGTACTAAGACACGGGGAGTTAGGTCAGGTGACCTGGGCCAGCACAGCTTGACAAGATATGGTGGTTAAAATAGTGCTTCATGTTTACTCAAGTTTCTCTATGCAAAGTTTATTTGCATACATATCTCTCCACTGTCCTTTCACACCTCTTGCAGGTGACATAGCAGCACCAGTGATACTTGCACTGGCATCTCTCCACAATTCTCTCAGTGAAGGCATTGTAGCCGCGACCACAGCACATTATATTGCAACTCCCACTGTCGTTGGATGTCTTATTGCACTGTCTGGAGACAAAAAAATGATGTTCCAATCAATAAACCTCACTATATAACAAAAAAATATGAATGGGGGAGAGAATCAACTTAAGTTCGACCTTCGAAGTGTCAAAGGTACAGTAAAAATTACAATTTCCAATTTGAGAGAAACAAAGTCATACCTGTTCTGTGTGCCGAGTGAGCCATGCTTCTCATTGTATGTGCAGTAATCCGAAGAGCTGATCAGGTAGACCAAATCACTCTCTCTCACTGGTCGAAAATCCAACTCTCTGGGGACCAACTGCTTCCTTGTCCCAACATGACGATGGATCACCTTGGTGGCAGACAGGTACTTGGATTTGAGATCCATGGCAATGTGATTAATATCATGGAGGCCCTTCCAACATGTTTTGACAGAGCAGGACCCAGACACCCCATGGCATTTGCAATTGGTCTCCTGGGCATCAATAAGTGCCTGAAAGTAGAGCAAAAATAATATTAAAATGTGTTGCCACGTTTTGCAAATATTAATTATAGAATAGAATATGTTGTTTATCATGTTTTTTAAAAACTGTTAGCCAAACAGGAGTTCCATGAAAAACAATGGCACAATAACTTGTGAGTAATTATGCACGTGTATGCAACTGTTCATGTCATCGTGGAAATAAAATTCAACCATTACCTGTCTTCCAACTGCATTATTGTGCAAGTTCATCAGTCTGAACGGCTGAGAGCCAGATCTGCTGTTTCTCATCGGTGCATCAGAAAAAGCAGATCCCATTTGGAGACCATAGTGCAGGTTATCACCACATCCTCCCCATTTGAAGTCGGGCCCGGCCTGTTCAGCAGGGGCTGGGGCGCACGAGCAGCTGGGGAGCTCTCCAGAAGAGCAGGCTCTGGCGATGGAGTGACTCACTACGGCAGCAGCTAGTGAGAACACAAACGCAGACTCCCTGGTGCCTGCAATACAGTTAAATTAATGCAAGTCACAGAAAATCCCAAATCACataattgaattggccacaatATATTATAACATTTTCAAGATAGGCCTACATTTCCAAAGGTTCTTTAGCTTACCCTTTGCTAAATCTGGTGTAAAACGAGGGGCTTTTTCAACAGAGGAACAGTTCCACCGCATGTCACCGAAGGTGTTCTGACATGTATTTTTGGTCATCTTGGCGGCGTGGACAATACTGTGCATCAACTCGATATTTCGCCGACAAAGTTGCAATTGCTCATGGGCCAACGCGTCTAGCAGCTTGCAATGATTAGTTTGATTCCAGCCTAAAGAACTCCCATTTACAGTAAGTCCACTGAAAAGATACAAAACTCATCAGCTATTTGATATGGCATATAGGTGTATCAACTGAACAAATAAAAgtcatgattttttttttcaataaatcgaatacaattttattggtagCGTAGgctacacatattttgcagatgttattgcgggtgtagcgagatgcgtatgtttctagctccaacagtgcagtaatagctaaaaatacaacacaatacacacaaatccccccccaaataaaattaaaataattaagaaatatagaaacaTTAGAACGAGCattggacattatggacagtatataaatataaatGGTGTGTactgcagtagttatataggatgagccttgactagaatacagtatatacataataagtgggtaaaacagtatgtaaacaaggTAGCAGAGTAGCATAGGCCTCTGCTCTGAATAGATAGCCCGACATTGAACACTGGCCACTTCATATACTGTTTATATACTGTTATTTACTCACTGTAGGCTATATTCTGTATTCTCATcataatatacctactactatacatataattttattttccaaattatatactgtctatacacaccacgtATTTATATTTAGGCTATAGTCCTATTCTTGATTCGGACACTGCTCACTCTAATATATCTACGTTGGATTGTTAATTGGACTCGTTCTGACATTTCTTGATTTCTTTCGTTTTTTTATTAGGCCATTTatgtatttgtattgtattttctAGACATTCTCCTGCACATGTTTTtgcacctgctataacacctACAAATCTGTCTACAcgaccaatacactttgatttgatttgacctataGCTACATACGAATGGAATACTTACAGCCAATATATAGCAGCAGAGCAGTTCGCGTTCACAATAAATGTCAATAGAAATAAATCCTTGTGGAATTTcattgtaaacaaatgtgtgaatCCGCTGCCTAAACTGTAAAAACAAATTAAGCTCCAAACGACTCTTTTAGTAGTCCGATGTGATTATCCAGTGATAGTATTGTTTTATTTAGCCTATGAGTCTGGAGGTATGGCCCTACTATAAGATACAAGCCACTGGTGGTGTGACCTCAGCTCCAGGGAGTCTTCTTATGTCGCCGCTACGATAGCCACGCCCCATTAAATTGGCGATTTGTGAATGAACCATGGAATGAACACAGCTTCACGGATCAAATTCTAATTTTGTGAATTCACGGGGATGGAACTGTAACATATGCCTATTAGCAGTTATCCTATATATATAGCCTATGCATTTCAAAAGATGGCCCCTACATTTATGATGTTGTTGTTATAATACTGGTTAGCCTATGTGCCATTAATCATGATTGATTAAACTACAGCCATACAAAGTGTTAGACATGTAGGCTAAAGCGAGATAAAGCCATTCATTAACATGCTACACTTCTATTAACTAGCACTGGCCTAAAGTATTTTGAAGATTTCCCTTGAAAACACATCTGCAACATTCTAATCTAATCTGTGTGACAATCTGACAACATAACTTTTGCCAGTAAAATATTCTCAACAATTTTACAATAATATAAAATGCATGTTGGATCTCTGTGTTTATGTGATATCTGAAAGCCTATTTTGTAAACAGCCCATGAACTATGAGAATACCCTTGATAATTAGACCTCCCTAAATCGCTGAAATTGCGCAGATCCGTGATCGATGTCCAGATTAAGCGCGCGTCAAAGTGACATTACAACGTTCTAACTATGATTTTAAATTGGACTACAGGTTTGCTTCTTTACAACTTTTAACATCGCGGTAATCTAAGGTTATGCTTATCTTGTTGGGTGCGTGAGGTCCCGAGTTCAAATCCCCGACGAGCTTTCATTTTGCATGTCCTATGCTATGCACTGACCTAAATGTTCCTCAATAAATTAAACAGGTAGATTAGATGTAGGTATGTAAATGTCTCGAAACCAGTTATGTTTGGTCTACGTTAGATTAGTGGACAAACAAAACGATTGATACACCCTTGGTTTGTATATATTAACGACTGATCGGCAACGATTGACGGATTGACGGCGCTAAACAATTAGCTCAACTAATCCAATTAACATGGGCCATTATCGAGGAAGTAAATTATTCCTACAACCAATACAGGACAGAAGTATTTAACCATTCTCACAGTCTGATACTTCGATGCGTTTtcaagtgtgtgtttatatgtgctATACACATTTGTCTCCTTGATAGAATCAGACTATAGcctccctgagctgacaaggtaaaaaaatctctcgttctgcccctgaacaaggcataacccactgttcctaggccgtcattgtaaataagaatttgatcgtAACTGATTtacctagtttaaataaaggtaaaataaaaatagactTATAATAAAGGCTACCCACTAAACCTTATCATCAATAAAACAGGGAATGATTAACAGGGATTTCACTAGCATGGTCAAATAAGAGAGTATAAACGGTTGATTATCTGCATGATGTATGAGCAGAGGATTAGTGGTTGAAAGAGCGTTTCCAGGGGATATCAGTGTGCCTTAGTGAGAAGATCATTCAAAATTGTGTTTATCTAACCACTATTATATTCCCTTGGTGAGATAGGATGACTTTTCTCTTATATGTAGTCTTATGGTAAGGCTTTGCCAGAATACTGTCAATGGGAACATGTAGAggtaatgttttttaaaatctgtttAAAGGAACTAGGGGTTCAGTGGTATTGCCACTCCTAATTTCACTATCATTGCTTCTACATTTGTATTACTCTATTCACAAATAATCAGCAAAGGATGGCGATTCAGTATTGTGCATGTAATATGTTCATATTTGTACTTTGATATACTGTATACCATTTATTCCTCAGTAGCCAATCCTAGCACCTTTTGGCAGAACCATCATTTCTGTTCACAGCCAAAACAAGAAATGCTCTGTAACCCCGTGGTGAGATTACTGATTTTCTAACATCAACAAGGCCCCTGAACAGCAGCACatttctgccactgtgtgctaAGGGTTGTCTGTCTCATCAAGCTCAGTCTATCAGAAACACATCACCTCCATCTTTGAGGCTCATATTGCAGCTTCAGTATGTCCtctgtttttgttttatcagGTCAATGCTTTTCTTTATGCTTAAGGTTGTACGATTATTCTTTGGCTGATTGCTTGTTCCCATGTTGCATCTCTTAATACACTTGGTTGATTAACTCCAAGTCTCATTACAGAAACAAAATATTCActgtcaaaacaaaacaaatgttctCTCCAGTGGGGCATGTGAGCTACTTttgtccagcctggtctcatagagtagatgtaacatagtaaacatagatctgggacactcaaattagtatatgTTATGTTTTGTGTGGTTACATAAGATAGAatgttacttaaggcaaaaatgaaaatagggtggttggttggggtggatgggTAAGCGTATTATTTGAACATATAGGAAGCCCACACCTCTCatcaaagccaacacctctcatcaccccgagaacgccatccccacagtgaagcatggtggcagcatcatgatgtggggatgttttcatcggcagggactgggaaactggtcagaattgaaggaatgatggatggtgctaaatacagggaaattcttgagggaaacctgtttcagtatTCCAGAGATtttagactgggacggaggttcaccttccagcaggacaatggccctaagcataGCGCTAAAAGCAACACTCTAATGGTTTaaggagaaacatttaaatgtcttggaatggcatagtcaaagcccagacctcaatccaattgagaatctgtgttatgtcttaaagattgctgtacaccagcagaacccatccaacttgaaggagctggagcagttttgccttggaGAATGGGCaagaatcccagtggctagatgtgccaagcttatagagttataccccaagagacttgcagctgtaattgctgcaaaaggttgcTCTACAAAGTAATTactttttgggggggtgaataccttcgcaagccactgtacatttaccatgttacgtctacccctgagtgcAGGTTGTCATGTCTTGCTCTCACCTACCATATGTAATTCTGAATTGAAGGGTAGTTTATTTGCCACTCCTCTGCCCCCGGAAcagcccccccccttccctctgcCTCTTTCTGCTATGAGAACCAGGTGAGAACTATTCTACCCCAAAGCAAATCCTTCCTTTTGTTGTCCCCAGTTAGGAGTCTTGAGATGTGAGAAATCATTCATGTTTATGAAAGGTGAATTCTGAGGTGTGAACTGGCATGCAAAGGCTTGCCCTTCCTGTTCCTCTATTCATTCTTCTTAGAATGCTTATTCCTGGAATCCACCAAAGGAATGAGAGTATAGCCTACACACACAAAATTACAGATAGTGTGTATTGGGTGTTGGAGAGGCAGACGTTTGAAGTCTTTGCTAAAAGGGCACATTTACAACTGATAAGAGCAAATAGGCATTGATTTTAATTTCCTTCAAAATGACCTGACAAAAATGTCGAATCGTCCTATATTTTGGTTCTTCCCATATCAAATCAGGGTTCCAAAGTTATTAGTGAGTTTCAATCATTATTGCATTTTTACCAAATATTCATGGTACTGGTACTCAAATACATGCTCCTATGCCCCAAGTGTGTTTATTTATTACACTTAAATAATGAGTCTGTTTCTAAACTTTTCTGAATATGATTTCTTACCAAAAGGGGGCACTGTACATCAACAAAATGTGGCTCCAGTAATGGCGCCATAGTTGCCATTAGACAGGCTGGCATTACGCTGTACTTCAACGCATTCTTCTTCCTTTGCTGCTTAATTTAATGATGTGAACAGTTCATTCACTGTCCTTGATCTGCAGACAAGTAAAGGGAGGCCCCAGCCCAGTCTAACTCTGTGGAAAGACAATACAGTTTAGAATTTCTGGTAGTGGTGAAACAGAAGGATGGACTTTCCAGAGACATAGAATCCACATCTACTGTCTCAGTCAGAGCGTGAATGTATCATCTTTATCAGATGACAAAAAACACGTGTCAAAGATGGACTCCAGCTATTTttgaacttttcctgttgaaaaacaggaGTTGGCCATTCAAGGAGTTGCACTCGGATTTCATTGCCTTTCCCCCTTGCTTGCAGGAACAACAGCGCAACAGTGCCAGGTCATGAGgatacctggaccacctattgagatgtgccttttgttaagtaaataaagtcataaatgaggtgaaaaggagTGTGTTGTTTAACGCTGGTTACGCTTACACAGTCACACTATGTCCATGGCCCCCATGGGTGGAAAGGAAACAGCATCTAGCCTGCAACAAACCTGCTGAAAGTAACTTGTTGTAAGCTGCATAGAGTATATTTGCTGTATTTTAAAGACGCCATATATACCTTAGTATGTCAATATATACCCCAGTAGATCAATACAGTAGGATCTTCTTGTCACTTCTTTCTTTTAACATCTGCCATAAGTGTTGTTACAAAATACTATGTGAATCAAAACTgtgaattaaaataataataataatatgaatcaATACAATTTACAAAAACAGAATTCTATTTTATATACATATTTACAATCACAACAGAGTATACAAATGTACATATTAGTCAACAAAGCAGGGAAACAATTATACCCTATTTACCTACAAACAATCCAAATCATTCATATCACAATACATACCACAATGTATTGAAACACTTAAACTAAAAAGTGTTTGAATGAAAAGGACTATAGCTACCAGAGTTTGGGACAATTCTATCTTGACTCAACTTGACTCAGGCATTGAATTTAATCACAAAGCATGAATTGGAGAATGAACACTGAATAAGCACTGAATTGAACCAAACTAATTCTGATTGCTACACaactaaagtaatactacaaGAACATGGTACACTCACTGCCCTTTTTGTCAGGTTTCTAAACTGAAAGTTGTCATGTTTGATACCAACTCTTATTGCAGACATTATGGATGATGTAGAATTTCCATAATAACAGAAAAGTAATACACTTGAACTTCCCTGGGTAATGGTCTGATCTATCTTTCCTTCCATAACGGTTATCAAACTAATTCAAAACAACTGGACATGATTCTGCTTTTGTCACCAATTTTCCAGAAGGTTGACTGCATGGTGATTGACCAAACCCTGTAATATCTATAATACATGCACAGTGCAGAGCAGTTTCATAAACATCCAGAAACTGTAATGTTGACAGATAATCTGTGCCCTTAAATGCTTCCTTAAAGACTAATGTGTCCACTCACATATAAACATGAACACGCAAAGGAGTTATATGCTGAAAAATGTTTCGACTGTGTGTGATTATTCACAAAAGCTTCAAGCTGCCTATGTATATGGAAAGACAAAATTCCTCTGAGAAAAAGTGAAACACAAATGGCCTTCCAGAAACAGGACATGACTGGTTCAGCTCAAAGGGAATGACAAGTGAATTGGTTATTTCAAACAAACCAGAGCAGAACTAAATAAAGCAAAGAAATATAAATGGTGTCCATGACAAGCCTTGGGATCATGAACGGTCAACATAGTAACATGAAGAATGTCATTTTTAGGTCATGTTAGTAATTTGGAAAAATTAATCTACAGTATTAATCTGGGTGATTCCATATTTGACAAACAACTTCATTTCCAACCTAAAAGAAACATCCATAAAGACCTTGTTatttaataagagagagagaaagagagagagaggtagagagagagagagagaaagagagagagaggtagagagagagagaaagagagagagaggtagagagagagagagagaaagagagagagaggtagagagagagagagagaaagagagagagaggtagagagagaaagagagagagaggtagagagagagagagagagagaaagagagagagaggtagagagagagagagagaaagagagagagagagagagaaagagagagagaggtagagaaagagagagagaggtagagagagagagagagagatatttgccTACAGATCAATCATTTGTTTTAATCAGTGCACATTCTAACAGAGAAATGTTTGTGCTTCAGCTGTGCATGTTCAAATCATCAGAGAACTCTCACACATTGTATTTCTATATTGTATTCAAACGCTTTTACAGTATGTACCCATGTTAGCTAACGACCTATATGACTCAGTGGATTGATACCACACCAACAATCACATTCACTTCTCCAAATAGGTTTAGTTTGGTAGATAAAAACAAGCATTCTACATTTGTTTAATAATGTATAATAGGTGTTTTATGTACTTTGTCATGACAGAGAGTTATTTTAGTGGAGACTTGAATGACTCCTGTCAACCTTGGTTTCTCAAGCATGTTATGATCAGGGAAACCAAGTTATTCCCTATAAATGCACTATTCTAGAATTAAAGCCTAATGTATTTTTCTTCCAAAAAAATCAGCAACTCCTCCCTTTCTTAATGCTTGACAAGTTGGGTGCATATTTGTCCATAATCAGCACCGAAGATCAGAGTCATCATCACTCTTTGGAAAGAATCTTCCACTCAGAGATAACAGGCAGTGGGTTAATATCATTACACCATTACACCCTAATATCAGGTAGGGTGGGACCTATCAGCTCAGTAGTAGCCTGAGGATGGGGCCTGGCCCAGCCTGAGGGtggatactgtatgtactgtacatgtcaacTCAGGAGTAGGTGGGCCTTCTCATCTCCTCATTGGTCGATATGTGAtagatggtggtgatggttgtaGAGGCAGAGTAGAGTCGGTGGAGTCTCCCACAAACCATAGATAGATATGGTGGTTGAGGGTTGGGGCTGGTTGAGGGTTGAGTCCTGATTTGACAGTCAGTTTGGTGGGCCTGTGTCTGCTTCTTCAGGAGTGGCTGGCTGGGGGGGCCTCCCCAAGTCGGATGCTCCCCAGGAAGGTGGTGTGGTTGGTCATGCTAATGGAGGTGTCCTCGTACACCATCCTGATGGAGATCTTCTGCCGGGCACGCAGCAGACACACCCCAGCCGTGTAGCAGGTGTTGAACTTTCGCTGTCCAGTCTCGATGCTCCGTGTACAGCGCAGGAACGGCGTCTTGTCCACCATCACCTCATAGCTAGCAATGTCAGTGAAGTTGAGGTAGTAAACCTGGCAGTAGAAGttatgtggagacaaacatgcTATAAATATTGTGTTTAATTCAGAGGGAATAACACAAatatgcactcttagaaaaaaaggtgctatctggaACCTATAAGGGTTCTTCGGCCTTCCCCATTgaagaaccctttctggttcaAAGTAAGAGCGTGAGCATGCAGATAATGAACTAGACTACTTATATAACTTAATAGGTCATTAACAATGATTTTATTTACAATCATAAAATATAGCAGGCAGACTGGGAAAATTACCACAGAATAAGATCCACTTTGTACAAGGTGGGATCACATTGAAGGGCATGCAATACATTCACTTCACTCATCCAGACATTTCCCTCTGCAGCCAAGAGCACTGATAAAATCAACCACCTGGGTTCTGAgaaatgtagcctacagtatgccaAATAATTTCAATTGAATACTTGCAAAAGTCATTACATGGGGAAATCTAATTTGGATTTCTGAATAAGAATGTTTAGGCTCAAAGCTAAGGAGTCTTTATAGATGATGCCTTATTATTATAGGCCTTACAACAGACAATTGAGATATTTTGACCTAATCATTGAGATAGCATAATCAACTGGGACTGCAAAGAGAAAGGACGAGTGACATGCAGGCGACAGGAAGAGTTAGGCCCAAGACCATACTCACTTCTACCTGACTATAGATGAAGTAGGTACCATCTACCAGCACCTCCAGCTCCCCAGACCGCGAGTGCATCTTGAACACCTTGTGATGCATGGATATCATTTTCCAGTTTCTCAGTACGCCTTCTGAAAGATCTCAGCGTGAGAAAAGGGCA from Oncorhynchus kisutch isolate 150728-3 linkage group LG28, Okis_V2, whole genome shotgun sequence encodes:
- the LOC109873498 gene encoding protein Wnt-11, with the translated sequence MKFHKDLFLLTFIVNANCSAAIYWLGLTVNGSSLGWNQTNHCKLLDALAHEQLQLCRRNIELMHSIVHAAKMTKNTCQNTFGDMRWNCSSVEKAPRFTPDLAKGTRESAFVFSLAAAVVSHSIARACSSGELPSCSCAPAPAEQAGPDFKWGGCGDNLHYGLQMGSAFSDAPMRNSRSGSQPFRLMNLHNNAVGRQALIDAQETNCKCHGVSGSCSVKTCWKGLHDINHIAMDLKSKYLSATKVIHRHVGTRKQLVPRELDFRPVRESDLVYLISSSDYCTYNEKHGSLGTQNRQCNKTSNDSGSCNIMCCGRGYNAFTERIVERCQCKYHWCCYVTCKRCERTVERYVCK